The Priestia megaterium NBRC 15308 = ATCC 14581 region AACCTTCAGTTTTTGAATCTTCTTTTGTTCCTGATTTCTCATCTGTCTGTTGTTTTGTATCTTCTGCAGGAGCCTTGTCATCAGCCTGCTTTTCGCTCTGTTTTTCATTGTCTACTAGCGCAACATTACTCTGAGGATTTTCTGGCGTTGTCATATAATACACCGATAACACAACAACTAAACTTAACATTGTTAATAACCAAACCGTTTGCTTTTTTAATAACATATTCATTTCCCCCTCATCCTTTTTTCGCTAATACTGCTACTCTATGACTTGGTATATCGAGCGCTCTTGTCACGGCTTCAATAATAGATTTCTTTACCTCGATATTATCAGCTCCTTTAGCGACAACTAACACGCCTCTTACTTTTGGCTTTTCGGTTTTAACTACAACAGGCTTTTCTTGTTCTCCACTTCTTACAATGACCAGCTGTTCGTCTGTTGAGGAATCTTCAACTTTACGAGTCCCTCCTTCACGGTCTGTTTCGTTGGTCGTTTGCGATTTTGTGACGCTGTTTTTTTCATATATTTTGGATTCTGTTGCATCTAGGTTCACAATTACTTTTACCTTACTTACGCCTCTAACTTGATCCAAAATATCTTTCAATTCTTCCTCATACCGCTCTTCATAGCCTGTCATTGTTGTTGTCTTTTTAGAGCTAAAAGCGGGAACATCCTGTGATACCGGTGGTGCGCTGGTTTCTTTGCTTGCACTCTTTAGTAATCCGCCTGAATTCATAGATGTTGTGAGTGAGTTGCTAAATACCATAAAGATAACGCCTGCAGCTAGTAAAATGCCTATATACATTAACTTTGAAGGTTTCTTCGTAGTTGATGACTGTTTAAGTGAAAAGAACCGCTGAAAAAATGATGGGTCACCTTTTTCTGGCTTTTGACTCATTTCGTGTCTCCCTCCTCCATATTCACAACAACTTGGCCTTGTTTTACATCCCATTTTGCTGCTAAATAGTTGGATAATTTCTTGGATTCTGTTGGTTTGTTTGTTTCGATCGGTGTGGAGGTATCAATAGAAATAACTTTCACAGCTGAAACAACCTCGGAATCATCCGATGCTTTTTTACTTACGGCAACTGAAATGGATTTAATATTATCAGCGGTAGGTTCGTCGTTCGGCTTTTTTGTTTCAATGTGAATTCGATCAATTGCTACACCATACTGATCCATCAACTCCTCTTTTACATCTGCCTCCATTTGGACAGCCATTTGTTCTAAAATATATGCACGTTGTGAAGCTTGTATTTCTTTTTTCTGATTTTCTATTGAATTTTCTACCTGCTGATCGGATCGAATAGATGATAAGCTAAGTGATTTCAGCATTTGATTAACATCCACTTTGAAAATTTGAAAAACGGGTGTAATAATAATCAACATTAAAAGAAGTCCAACCACCAGCTTTGTATATTTTTGAAAACTAGAATTGGGCAATAGTAAATTAATAATGGTAGCTAATAAGATAAAAAGAACGATATTAGTAATCCACGTCGTTAAGGCCTGCAATTTCTTCACCTCACCATCATTGTGACGTTGCTCGCTGTAATGATGACCGTTAAACATAAGAAAAACATAAGCGAGACAACCGCAAGCGCCGCAAAAATATAGATGACGCTTTTACTGATAATGCTCAAGCAGGAAATAACCGGTCCTCCTCCAATGGGTTGAAGAAGAGCTGCTGCTAGCTTATAGATAAAAGCAAGCGTTAACACTTTAATAGCCGGAAACGCGACGATTAACAGTAAGACTGCTACTCCAGCAATCCCTACTGAATTCTTTAATAGAAGCGAGGCACTGATGACTGTATCAGCCGCATCTGTGAACACACGCCCTACAACAGGTATAAAGTTCCCTGTGACAAACTTTGCCGTTCGAATTGTAATACCGTCGGCAACAGCTGAGGTAGCCCCTTGAACGGACAGCACTCCTAAAAAAACAGTTAGGAATATTCCGAGCACGCCAATGCTTATATTTCTCAACAGCTGCGCAAGCTGTGTAACCTTATATTCATCTGAAATCGTACTCACAATGCTAAGCAGTGCTGAAAGAAAAAGCAGCGGCATCACTACGTATTGAATAAGCAAACCGCTTGTGTTCATTAAAAACAAAATCATCGGATGAAAAAAGGCTGCCGATACAACTCCTCCTGATGATGCCATTAAGGCAAGCAGCAGCGGCACCAGAGCTAAAATGAATTTGGTCATGGTCTCAATCGCTCCCGTTGCATAAGAGATAGCAATTTGAAAACTATTAAGAGCAATGATGATCAAAACCATATATACAAGCGCATACGCTACTTTACTTACGGTTTGCTGATTAAACGCACTTTGGAGCGTTTGTAAAAACACGCTAAAAACCGTTAGCATAATGAGTGTACCGAGGAGTTTTCCATTCGCTAATACTTCATGAAATAAAAACTTTACAAGACCTCCTAGCCATTCTTTAAGAGAGAACTCTTTTTCTCCTTTTAAAAAATCGACTAAACTTCCCTTCTGACTCTCGGGTAAAAAGCCGCCGTATTGGGTAATAATATCGTCCCAAAACTGTTTGACTTCATCGATACCGAGCTTATCAATTTGTTCATTGACAAGTTCTTGCTGCTTCGGGGGTTCGGAAGCTTGTACATTTTCTGGAAAGAAAAAAAAGAGGAACAAAAGAAGAGCGAGTATATTCACTTTAAACGTCCACCGCTTCATTTCGTCACCTCATATTAAGTAAAATTAATTGGGCAGCATTGAAATAATCGTTTCAATAATGACCGTTAAAATAGGAATTGCCATGGAGAGAATCAGCACTTTTCCACCTAATTCAATTTTAGAAGCAATGGCACCTTGCCCTGCATCTTTCGTAATTTGAGCACCAAATTCGGCGATATAGGCGATACCAATAATTTTCAAAATGGTTTCCACATAAATCATGTTAACGTGGGCATTAATCGACAGCCGCTCGACCATCTTAATAATTTCGTAGATTTGATCAATTAAAAACAGAAAGATCACGGATCCCACGAATACAACAAGTAAAAAAGCAATAGGTGATTTATGTTCTTTTAAAATAAGAGCCAAAAACGTAGCTACTAACCCTAAGCCCACAATTTGAAGCATTTCAATGGCAACTCACCCCTCTACCCTTGAAATAAAAAAACCGATTTGATTTTTTGAAATAAGTCCTCTACAATCGAAGCAACCATAAATAAAATATAAATAAAACCGATGAGGGTAACCCAGTTCGCGTAATCTTTTTTTCCCATCTGTTCGAGTACGGTGACTAAAAAAGCTACGACGATACCAATCCCAGCAATCTGAAAAATGGTGTTCATATCAATTCCCACATTCAATCCTCCTCTATCGCTACATCAATAGAATGACCAGTAGCAATCCAGATAGAAAGCCTAAACTTTTAACCATTTTTTCATAGCGATTCTGCTTATCAACTGCATCTTGTTCTTCGCGTTCAAGATGATTCAGCGTCAGTAAGATATGCTTTTGCTGCGAATAACGATCATGCTGACCAAGCGTTTCACCAAATTGTTTTAAGATTTCTAGTTCTCCCGTTTTAAGTGCGGTTTGTTTCCAAAATTGGTCCAACGTCTTTTCCCAAGCTTCCTTGACACTTTCAGTACCTTCTTTTAATTTCATAGAAAACTCATTAAATAAAGAAGCCAAAGGATTAGGAAGCTGTAGAGATAACAAATGAGCAACTTCTTGAAGAGGCCGATTGCTGTACATAATTTCTGCTTCTAACGACCTCAGAGCCGTTTTTAATTGCCTGAGCTGCCTAGGTCTTGCACTAAGCTGCTTTGCAAACTCAAATCCTGTGTAAGTGGAAGCAAATAAGATAAAGATGGCACCAAACAGTTTCATACACCATCACCCTTTACTATTTTCAATAAGCGACTTTTCAGCGGACGTTTTCATGGAATTATAGTGCTCATCGTAGATAGCCTCAAGTGTTCCAGGACCTCGGCTGTTCGATAGCACAACATACCTTTTGAATACGTGAAGTTTCATTAAAGCTTGCAAAGTGGGACGCTTCATTAAATCGTCAATGTCATAGCCATGAACAGTCATAATGACACGAACGCCAGCATTAACCGCTTCAAGTACGGCCTTACAATCTTCTTCACTTCCCACTTCATCCACGATCAGCACATCGGGGCTCATGGAGCGAATCATCATCATCATGCCTTCAGCTTTCGGACAGCTGTCTAATAAATCCATTCTAGATCCGAATGTATGCTGAGGAACCCCTTTAACAGCCCCAGCAATTTCTGATCGTTCATCTACAATTCCGACTTTAAACGGAGGAATCTTAGAGCGCTCTATGCCTGTACTTATTACTCTGGCTAAATCGCGAATCATGGTTGTTTTTCCTGTTTGAGGAGGTCCTATAATGACCGTACTTTGCCAATAGCGATTGTATAAAAAAGGAATAAGCTGATTCGAAATACCAATCTTTTGTTTAGCAATCCGGATATTAAAGGATGATACATCTCGAATCACACGAACCTGTCCATTTTCCGTTACAACTTTTCCCGCTAGCCCAACCCGGTGCCCGCCTTCAATGGTGACATATCCTTTTTTCAATTCTTCTTCAATCATATAAATCGAAAACTGGCTTAATTTATTTAAGATAAATAAAGCATCTTCTGCACTTGGAAGATACGATTCGAAATATGGCTGATTGTTGATTGTAAATTCGACAGGTCTTCCTATGCGCACTCGAATTTCTTCTAGTAGATGAGAATGGTTTGTGACATAAAATTCAACAGTCTTTTTTAAATTAGGCGGAAAGATTGCAAGTATTTCGTTTAACATATTCATCCCCTCATATTTGAACTCACTTCAATGTATTATAAGCTTGACCATTTTATGCCTACCTTTTATTTAAAAACACCGATTAAAATGAAGAGCACTCCTACTACAATCATGATTAATTTCCCAAAAGATAATTGATCGGCTACGGACACTAAACCTATGGTAAAAGAACTCACCATTACAATCGGACCAACAAGCGCTAACATTCCATTAATCATTAACGCTTTTTTCACATCATTGTTTGTGACAATTAAAATAGCGGCAATAAACTCAATAAATGAAGAAATAAATCGAAGGCACGCCATCGTTAATACCGTACCGTTTAAATGATCCAACCACTGCTTCATAAGCCCCTCCTATACCTCTGCTTTGTTTAGTACAACCTATGCAAAATAAGGAAGAGTTAGCACAAAAAAACATACAAAAAAGGCAGAGAATGATTCTCTGCCTTTTTTGTATGTTTGCAGCTTGCTTACACGATCCAATTACGCGCGTGATACGTAGCTGCTGTCTGTTGTGTTGATAATTAATACGTCGCCTTCGTTTACGAAGAACGGAACGTTTACTGTTAAGCCAGTTTCCACAGTTGCCGGTTTTGTACCGCCAGAAGCTGTGTCACCTTTAATACCAGGTTCAGTTTCTGTTACTTTAAGCTCAACTGTGTTTGGAAGTTCAACACCTAATGTCTCACCTTGGTACATCATAATTGCTACTTCCATATTTTCTTTTAAGAATTTTAGCTCATATTCAATTGCACTTGCAGGAAGCTCTAATTGCTCATAAGACTGGTTGTCCATGAATACGTGCTGATCGCCGCTTGCATATAGATATTGCATTTTACGGTTATCAATTTGGGCTTTCCCTACTTTTTCACCTGCACGGAACGTTTTTTCTTGCACAGCTCCTGTACGAAGGTTACGTAGTTTTGAGCGAACGAATGCAGCGCCTTTACCAGGCTTTACGTGTTGGAAATCCATTACACGCCAAATACCTCCGTCTACTTCTACTGTCAAACCTGTACGAAAATCATTTACTGAAATCATGAAGAAATCCTCCTATATTTTATAAAATAATGAACTCTTTTGATGAGTGCGATAATGCCTCATTACCTTCTGCTGTGACGATCGTATCATCTTCAATACGCACGCCCCCTAAGTCTGGTATGTAAATACCTGGTTCAACGGTTACAATCATACCTGGCTGCAGTACATCTGTAGATTTCACAGAAAGTGATGGGCCTTCATGTACTTCTAACCCTACGCCGTGACCGGTCGAATGTCCAAAATACTGGCCGTATCCGTGTTCTGTAATATAATCACGCGTTAGCGCATCTGCTTCTTTACCCGTCATACCTGCTTTGATGCCGCTCATTCCGTTAAGCTGCGCTTGCAGTACGACATTATAAATTTCTTTTAGCTTATCACTTACTTCACCGACGGCAAATGTTCGTGTGATATCTGAACAGTAACCATTATAGTATGCGCCAAAATCAAGCGTTACAAGTTCGCCTTTTTCAATGACTTTGTCAGAAGCAACACCATGGGGTAAAGCCCCGCGATGCCCTGAAGCAACAATTGTATCAAAAGATGAAGATGTTGCGCCTTGTTTTCTCATAAAGAACTCCAGTTCATTAGATACTTGAAGCTCTGTTAAACCAGGACGAACAAAGGTTAAAATATGTTCATATGCTGCATCTGCTATTTTTGCAGCTTCCTTTAATATCTTAATCTCTGAGTCACTCTTTATCAAGCGTAAGTTTTCGATTGCCTGCGAGATTGGAACAAGTTCCGCGCCGATATGCTTATCAAATAATTGATGCTGTCCATATGTAACATAATTCTGTTCAAAACCAAGCTTTTTAATTCCAAATTGTTTCACTACATTCGCTACTTCTTCTACAATAGGACCCTTGTGCTGAACGATATCAAAACCTTCTGTTTGACTAGTTGCTTGGTCAACATAACGAAAATCTGTTACAAATGCCGCTTTGTCTTCAGAAATAATAACGACACCAGCAGATCCTGTGAAATTGGTCATATAGCGCCTGTTATATTCACTTGTAATTACAACACCGTCCACATTCAATTTTGAAAACTGTTCGCGTAGTTTTTCGATTTTCATTTTATTTCCCCCTTAATTGTAAAAGTGCCTGCAGGGCAAGCTCATATCCATATAAACCTAACCCGACAATTTGACCATGTGTAACAGGTGCCGTCACCGAATGGTGGCGAAACTCTTCACGCTTATGTACGTTCGAAATATGCACTTCAATAACAGGAACAGATATACTAGCAATCGCATCTCGAATGGCATAACTGTAGTGAGTAAAAGCACCAGGATTGATCATAATCCCATCAAATTTCTCATCCGCTTCATGAATCCAGTCGATAATTACACCTTCGTGATTAGACTGTACGCACTCAACTTCTATCCCATGGTCTCTGCCTGCTCGCTGAAGTTTCTCTTCAAGGTTTTGAAGATTATCTGTCCCATATACCGCTGGTTCACGTACGCCTAAACGATTTAAATTAGGACCGTTTATTACTAAAATCTTATTCATCTTAATTCAACACTCTCCCCTACTACGAACCCTTTATGCAGCTCACTCATGTGAATTTGCACTTTATTTTTCTTTTTAAATCATTATATAGAATATATTAGCATACGTTGGAACATTCACACTACTTATTCGCCGTTTGAAAATCTGTAGATTCATCTTTTGTTTGAAGCTCTGCAGCTTCAAAAGAAATGGAATATCCGATGAATACACCATATAAAATATAAATACAGAGGGATGAAATAATCGTGTTAGCTGGAAGCTCTCCAATTGTTTTTAAGTTAGGAAAGAGCGGATTCAAAACAACGAATACAATTGCCCACCATAATAA contains the following coding sequences:
- the spoIIIAG gene encoding stage III sporulation protein AG, with the protein product MSQKPEKGDPSFFQRFFSLKQSSTTKKPSKLMYIGILLAAGVIFMVFSNSLTTSMNSGGLLKSASKETSAPPVSQDVPAFSSKKTTTMTGYEERYEEELKDILDQVRGVSKVKVIVNLDATESKIYEKNSVTKSQTTNETDREGGTRKVEDSSTDEQLVIVRSGEQEKPVVVKTEKPKVRGVLVVAKGADNIEVKKSIIEAVTRALDIPSHRVAVLAKKG
- the spoIIIAF gene encoding stage III sporulation protein AF, with amino-acid sequence MQALTTWITNIVLFILLATIINLLLPNSSFQKYTKLVVGLLLMLIIITPVFQIFKVDVNQMLKSLSLSSIRSDQQVENSIENQKKEIQASQRAYILEQMAVQMEADVKEELMDQYGVAIDRIHIETKKPNDEPTADNIKSISVAVSKKASDDSEVVSAVKVISIDTSTPIETNKPTESKKLSNYLAAKWDVKQGQVVVNMEEGDTK
- the spoIIIAE gene encoding stage III sporulation protein AE; the encoded protein is MKRWTFKVNILALLLFLFFFFPENVQASEPPKQQELVNEQIDKLGIDEVKQFWDDIITQYGGFLPESQKGSLVDFLKGEKEFSLKEWLGGLVKFLFHEVLANGKLLGTLIMLTVFSVFLQTLQSAFNQQTVSKVAYALVYMVLIIIALNSFQIAISYATGAIETMTKFILALVPLLLALMASSGGVVSAAFFHPMILFLMNTSGLLIQYVVMPLLFLSALLSIVSTISDEYKVTQLAQLLRNISIGVLGIFLTVFLGVLSVQGATSAVADGITIRTAKFVTGNFIPVVGRVFTDAADTVISASLLLKNSVGIAGVAVLLLIVAFPAIKVLTLAFIYKLAAALLQPIGGGPVISCLSIISKSVIYIFAALAVVSLMFFLCLTVIITASNVTMMVR
- the spoIIIAD gene encoding stage III sporulation protein AD, with product MLQIVGLGLVATFLALILKEHKSPIAFLLVVFVGSVIFLFLIDQIYEIIKMVERLSINAHVNMIYVETILKIIGIAYIAEFGAQITKDAGQGAIASKIELGGKVLILSMAIPILTVIIETIISMLPN
- the spoIIIAC gene encoding stage III sporulation protein AC, encoding MGIDMNTIFQIAGIGIVVAFLVTVLEQMGKKDYANWVTLIGFIYILFMVASIVEDLFQKIKSVFLFQG
- the spoIIIAB gene encoding stage III sporulation protein SpoIIIAB, giving the protein MKLFGAIFILFASTYTGFEFAKQLSARPRQLRQLKTALRSLEAEIMYSNRPLQEVAHLLSLQLPNPLASLFNEFSMKLKEGTESVKEAWEKTLDQFWKQTALKTGELEILKQFGETLGQHDRYSQQKHILLTLNHLEREEQDAVDKQNRYEKMVKSLGFLSGLLLVILLM
- the spoIIIAA gene encoding stage III sporulation protein AA, which codes for MLNEILAIFPPNLKKTVEFYVTNHSHLLEEIRVRIGRPVEFTINNQPYFESYLPSAEDALFILNKLSQFSIYMIEEELKKGYVTIEGGHRVGLAGKVVTENGQVRVIRDVSSFNIRIAKQKIGISNQLIPFLYNRYWQSTVIIGPPQTGKTTMIRDLARVISTGIERSKIPPFKVGIVDERSEIAGAVKGVPQHTFGSRMDLLDSCPKAEGMMMMIRSMSPDVLIVDEVGSEEDCKAVLEAVNAGVRVIMTVHGYDIDDLMKRPTLQALMKLHVFKRYVVLSNSRGPGTLEAIYDEHYNSMKTSAEKSLIENSKG
- a CDS encoding YqhV family protein, translating into MKQWLDHLNGTVLTMACLRFISSFIEFIAAILIVTNNDVKKALMINGMLALVGPIVMVSSFTIGLVSVADQLSFGKLIMIVVGVLFILIGVFK
- the efp gene encoding elongation factor P, producing the protein MISVNDFRTGLTVEVDGGIWRVMDFQHVKPGKGAAFVRSKLRNLRTGAVQEKTFRAGEKVGKAQIDNRKMQYLYASGDQHVFMDNQSYEQLELPASAIEYELKFLKENMEVAIMMYQGETLGVELPNTVELKVTETEPGIKGDTASGGTKPATVETGLTVNVPFFVNEGDVLIINTTDSSYVSRA
- a CDS encoding M24 family metallopeptidase — translated: MKIEKLREQFSKLNVDGVVITSEYNRRYMTNFTGSAGVVIISEDKAAFVTDFRYVDQATSQTEGFDIVQHKGPIVEEVANVVKQFGIKKLGFEQNYVTYGQHQLFDKHIGAELVPISQAIENLRLIKSDSEIKILKEAAKIADAAYEHILTFVRPGLTELQVSNELEFFMRKQGATSSSFDTIVASGHRGALPHGVASDKVIEKGELVTLDFGAYYNGYCSDITRTFAVGEVSDKLKEIYNVVLQAQLNGMSGIKAGMTGKEADALTRDYITEHGYGQYFGHSTGHGVGLEVHEGPSLSVKSTDVLQPGMIVTVEPGIYIPDLGGVRIEDDTIVTAEGNEALSHSSKEFIIL
- the aroQ gene encoding type II 3-dehydroquinate dehydratase produces the protein MNKILVINGPNLNRLGVREPAVYGTDNLQNLEEKLQRAGRDHGIEVECVQSNHEGVIIDWIHEADEKFDGIMINPGAFTHYSYAIRDAIASISVPVIEVHISNVHKREEFRHHSVTAPVTHGQIVGLGLYGYELALQALLQLRGK